CGCCATGATTAGAATGCGAGAGCGCATCATCGAACTCGCCCTCACCAAGGGCATGGACGCCGTTGCCGAATACTCCATGAAAAACAACCCCAACATCAAGCACACCGCCGACACCGGCGGCTCCCAGGCCGTCGACAACCTCCGCAAAATGTACCTGTCCCTCAACCCCCTTGGCTACGCCTACAGCACCCGTTCTACCATCTACACTAACTTTGACGCCGACATCCTCAAAGGCATCAAGATGCCAACGCTGGTGCTGGCGGGCAAAGAAGACTCGGCCCTGGAGGCCTGCCGTTTAGTCCACTCCAAGATCGCGGGATCTAAACTGATCGAAATTCCCAACGCCGGCCACCTCTCCAACCTGGACCAGCCTGAAGCCTTTACCAAAGCCGTCCTGGACTTCCTCGCGGACGTCGACGCAGGAAGAAACTCTTAGCTCATCAGGCAGCCTCTTAACGGAAAACGCAGAGAGGCCGAAATCCATGGTGCTTCCCTAGGTTTCATCGATGGCGGGGGATGTGGGGGCTTCCCTTCTGGTTCCCCTTCTTCTCCTATTGCAGAGGAGAAGAAGGGGCTAGGGGATGATGAGGTGATCCTTATTTTTCTTTCCCTCTTCTCCCGTAGTCGGGAGAAGAGGGATTAAGGGTGATGAGGGCAACCCGCTTAAAACCAGGGGCGGCCTATTTAGACATACAGGATGGATTATTATTCGCAACGGCAGCCTACATTCTAGTCCAAACCGCCACCCACCTAATCAATAAACTTGAAAACTTCCATCCCGTAGAATAATCCACAAGACCTACCCTCAGCTATACGCTGTAACTAGACACGTTGATAGGGAGGTGGGGTATGACAGGCATTCTGTGGCTCGTCTTTATTGTCCTCCTCATCTTGTGGCTGGTAGGTTTCAGCGTTAACTGGGGAGCGTTCATCTGGATCCTACTGATTGCGGCGCTCATCATCTTGCTCATTAACCTGGTCGGCGGCGTCAGGACAAACCGCTGGTGGTAAAGCGCCGGCCAGCGCCTTAGTCCCCAAAACCGAGTAAACACTTCACGCCGGGGTCATTAGAGCATTATCAGCCCTTGGCGTGTCGCTGTTACCACCGCCTCTGTCCGGCTCTGGGCGCCCAGCTTCCCCATCAGCGCGTTCAGGTGGAACTTCACCGTATGCTCGCTGACCCCCAGCCGGCGCGCAATCTCCTTATTCGGCAGCCCGTCCGCCACCAGCCGCAGCACCTCCATCTCGCGAGGCGTCAGCCCCTCCGCCAGCGCCGCCTGCCCCGCCTCCGACGGCAGCCGCACCGACTCCCCAACCTCCGGGTCCAGCGCGTTCAGCCCCTGCGACAGCGCCACAATCCCCGCCGCCAGCCTTGGTCACTCCGCCGTCCGAAGCAACAGCCCCCTGGCCCCGGCGTTCCACGCCTGCGCCCCCATCTCGCCGCTGGGCAGCAGCGCCAGCAC
This portion of the SAR202 cluster bacterium genome encodes:
- a CDS encoding alpha/beta fold hydrolase, with protein sequence MPHALINGVRIHYEVHGHGKPLVLAYGLGGNTTEWTPQILAFSKKYRLVLWDPRGHGQSDSPASPHQYGNGESSYDLLALMDHLEIPKAHVGGLSMGASIASRFALLHPERVDALLIFDSHTASGLPNTDAMIRMRERIIELALTKGMDAVAEYSMKNNPNIKHTADTGGSQAVDNLRKMYLSLNPLGYAYSTRSTIYTNFDADILKGIKMPTLVLAGKEDSALEACRLVHSKIAGSKLIEIPNAGHLSNLDQPEAFTKAVLDFLADVDAGRNS